A region from the Vicia villosa cultivar HV-30 ecotype Madison, WI linkage group LG3, Vvil1.0, whole genome shotgun sequence genome encodes:
- the LOC131661739 gene encoding uncharacterized protein LOC131661739, with protein MQSLSLRLGKRLSDASKPHWRISPNLLAHASATSSSPSPPSPPISAATNDTASTLNNLLSAPWSASQTRGLTFSGSDVKVGNLFENRGRAYEVLKLYNSHEGAGKAAIKVPPHSVAGYATVAATTEDDIKRKERNSGLRNQGIKTKREQLLKVTAVVPLLLVYPNAYSLLAANFFVFWHINAGIEEILADYVHHEMTREFIFISLRLFLIIAIKDVFLNFVFV; from the exons ATGCAATCCTTGTCACTCAGACTGGGCAAGAGGCTCTCCGATGCTTCAAAGCCTCACTGGAGAATCTCACCAAACCTTCTCGCTCATGCATCAGCCACATCTTCCTCCCCTTCCCCACCGTCACCTCCGATCTCCGCCGCCACCAACGATACCGCCTCCACTCTCAACAACCTCCTCTCCGCTCCATGGTCCGCATCTCAAACCCGCGGATTGACTTTCTCCGGATCTGAT GTTAAAGTTGGAAATCTCTTTGAGAATCGAG GACGCGCTTATGAG GTTCTTAAGCTATATAACTCTCATGAAGGAGCAGGAAAAGCTGCTATCAAG GTTCCACCTCATAGCGTAGCTGGTTATGCCACAGTTGCTGCTACTACAGAAGATGACATCAAAAG GAAGGAGCGAAACAGTGGATTGAGGAATCAAGGCATAAAGACAAAGAGAGAGCAGCTCCTAAAAGTTACTGCAGTTGTTCCCCTTCTTTTAGTATACCCAAACGCCTATTCACTGCTCGCGGCAAATTTCTTCGTATTCTGGCACATAAATGCAGGGATCGAAGAGATTTTGGCAGATTATGTTCACCATGAAATGACCAGGGAATTTATCTTCATTTCTCTCAGGTTGTTCTTGATAATAGCTATTAAGGATGTTTTCTTAAACTTCGTATTTGTGTGA
- the LOC131656001 gene encoding sugar transport protein 13-like, which translates to MLLLEAGVQMLFSQLIIAILLGIKVTDHSSDLSKGYAIFVVIMVCTFVSAFAWSWGPLGWLIPSETFPLETRSARQSVTVCVNLLFTFVIAQAFLSMLFHFKFGIFLIFSSWVLVMSAFVFFLVPETKNIRIEEMTERVWKQHWFWKKFIEDDYDNVDYAKNKSNGYDSQL; encoded by the coding sequence ATGTTGCTACTCGAAGCCGGTGTACAAATGCTCTTCTCTCAATTGATTATCGCAATCCTCCTCGGAATCAAAGTGACTGATCATTCCTCGGATCTTTCAAAAGGCTATGCAATCTTTGTTGTCATCATGGTATGCACATTTGTGTCTGCTTTCGCTTGGTCTTGGGGTCCACTTGGTTGGCTTATACCAAGTGAGACATTTCCATTGGAGACACGTTCAGCTAGACAAAGTGTGACTGTTTGTGTCAACTTGCTTTTCACATTTGTGATTGCTCAAGCTTTTCTCTCCATGCTGTTCCATTTCAAGTTTGGTATATTCTTGATCTTCTCGAGCTGGGTTTTGGTTAtgtctgcttttgtgtttttcttgGTGCCTGAGACAAAGAACATACGAATTGAAGAAATGACAGAGAGAGTGTGGAAGCAGCATTGGTTTTGGAAGAAGTTTATTGAAGATGATTATGATAATGTGGATTATGCTAAGAATAAAAGTAATGGATATGACTCTCAGTTGTAA